From Vicia villosa cultivar HV-30 ecotype Madison, WI unplaced genomic scaffold, Vvil1.0 ctg.004345F_1_1, whole genome shotgun sequence, the proteins below share one genomic window:
- the LOC131641984 gene encoding NAC domain-containing protein 35-like, whose protein sequence is MVYPVIEYPAEEEEESEKEQQAEQHHAEEIQVPVEEEPVAENQMIQASDIPTSFVGPSTSVLMNTLKDLQVNQASVFNQVSRNQLNKLLLTRIAAGTSSSFMSVTMSQSNSHDAINNDNNKPDDHAHDIVMPGFRFHPTEEELVEFYLRRKVEGKPFNVELITFLDLYRYDPWELPGLAAIGEKEWYFYVPRDRKYRNGDRPNRVTPSGYWKATGADRMIRTENFRSIGLKKTLVFYSGKAPKGIRTSWIMNEHRLPQHETQRLSHKAEISLCRVYKRAGVEDHPLPPSISFPRCLPSSSSSTSSYLDKKQHLNMAFMGISHLQPQPQVIDDHIVYKINESDPTVIPGLVAPIDQQVQPADPSVCGIFIPTSSVMADDDLNILTSYQQQSYPNKFSTLLMQSPTLPLNLLPNSLTTIFSERQWKWNNYNPIPEAANREHST, encoded by the exons ATGGTGTATCCAGTGATTGAGTATCctgcagaagaagaagaagaatctgaaaAAGAGCAACAAGCTGAACAACATCATGCTGAAGAGATTCAAGTTCCTGTTGAAGAGGAACCAGTTGCTGAAAATCAGATGATTCAAGCTTCTGATATTCCTACCTCTTTTGTTGGTCCTTCTACTTCTGTGCTGATGAACACTCTGAAGGATCTTCAAGTGAACCAAGCTTCAGTGTTCA ATCAGGTGAGTCGAAACCAATTAAACAAGTTACTGTTAACGAGAATTGCAGCAGGTACTTCCTCAAGCTTCATGAGTGTGACCATGAGTCAAAGCAACAGCCATGATGCCATTAACAATGACAACAACAAGCCAGATGATCATGCTCACGACATTGTGATGCCTGGGTTTCGTTTCCACCCAACTGAAGAAGAACTCGTGGAGTTCTACCTTCGCCGTAAGGTGGAGGGCAAGCCTTTCAATGTCGAGCTTATTACTTTCCTTGATCTTTATCGCTATGACCCTTGGGAGCTTCCtg GGTTGGCAGCAATTGGTGAAAAGGAGTGGTACTTTTATGTGCCCCGAGATAGGAAGTATCGTAACGGTGATCGTCCAAATCGTGTTACACCTTCTGGGTATTGGAAAGCAACAGGAGCTGATAGGATGATTCGAACAGAGAACTTCCGTTCAATCGGGCttaagaaaaccctagttttctatTCTGGGAAAGCTCCAAAAGGCATCCGAACAAGTTGGATAATGAACGAGCATCGTTTGCCTCAACATGAAACTCAAAGATTAAGTCACAAG GCTGAAATATCACTTTGCCGTGTTTACAAGAGAGCGGGTGTGGAAGACCATCCTCTTCCTCCCTCCATATCCTTCCCTCGTTGTCTCCCATCAAGCTCATCGTCAACAAGTTCATATTTGGACAAGAAACAACACCTGAACATGGCGTTTATGGGAATCAGTCATCTACAGCCACAGCCACAGGTAATTGATGATCATATAGTTTATAAAATTAATGAAAGCGACCCAACTGTTATTCCAGGGCTAGTAGCTCCCATAGATCAGCAAGTACAACCTGCAGATCCTTCTGTGTGTGGTATTTTCATCCCAACCAGCAGTGTTATGGCAGATGATGATCTAAACATACTAACAAGTTATCAACAACAAAGCTATCCAAATAAGTTTTCTACTTTGCTCATGCAATCACCTACTCTGCCTCTAAACTTGCTACCGAATTCGCTCACAACCATCTTCTCTGAGCGACAGTGGAAATGGAATAACTATAACCCTATCCCTGAGGCTGCAAACAGAGAGCACAGTACGTAA